Part of the Mauremys reevesii isolate NIE-2019 linkage group 4, ASM1616193v1, whole genome shotgun sequence genome is shown below.
GCAGGCAGCGACAGAAAAGCTTAAACAGGTTGTTATCCTACAGATCCATTGAAATCAGAAGTCGGGTGCGTAGGCAAAGAGTTGGGAGTGGTGGAGGGCATCTGGTAAGCATCTGGCACTACTCACCCTGCCTGTGGGAGATGGGGAAAGAAACCTGATCACAAAAACAGACCATTGGGAGAAGGCAGCATCTCATTTATGTCACAGATTCTCTGATTTATGTACTAGGTCACAGTCCCAAAAGAGTAGTTCTCAGGTGGGCCCTGTGGAAGGAGAGTGTAAACTCGGTTAGACCgtaagctccttggggctggGCCCGTccatttgttctgtgtttgtacagcccctagcacaaaggggtcctTGGTCTATGATTGAGGCTCCGAGGCACCCCTTCACTACAAACAGTAAGAAGTCACAAACTCAATGAGCCTGATCCTCCACTCACCTACACcagttttgacttcagtggagtagcTCTGATTTAAAAGCACCTGCAACATGGCAGCATCCACAAACTCCCTATGGGCTAGCTTGTGTAACTGTCCTGGTGAGCACCCATTCACGGAAGCAGTGCCCGTGAAATCAAGGTGAGGAAGGGCTGCACAATCCAGCCCTGTGTAATCAGCCCATTACCTTTACTGTCACATTTTTAACAGTCTTCTACAGCTGCTAACTTTCCATCGTGTCTTTTGATTCACAGGAAACACAAATTGGGAAAAGCTATCCTGGGGTTTCTGCACACCGCTGCATTCCCCATAATGAATGAATCCTGCAGTCCGGAAGTCTGCTGCCCAACAATGCCCTTTGAGGACAGCAGGATACTGCTGGTTGTGTGCTACAGTATTGTTTTTGCCTTAGGCTTGCCAGCGAATTGCTTTACTACATGGCTAACATTTGTACAAATCCAAAGGAAGAACGTTCTTGCCATCTACATTTTTGGCTTATCGCTGTGCGAGCTGATGTACTTGAGTACCCTGCCCCTCTGGGCTATCTATGTACAAAACAAACACATGTGGGACATGGGGTCAATGGCTTGCAAGCTAACAGGATATATCTTTTTCTGCAACATATATATCAGCATTCTGCTCTTGTGTTGCATTTCTATTGATCGCTATGTAGCAGTGGTGTATGCTTTGGAATCCAAGGGGGCGAGGCAGCAGAGGACTGCAATCTTCATCACCTTCATTCTCTTTTCTATAGTTTTAGTAATCCACTGCccagtatttattttaaaagatggcGAGCAGACTTCAAACCGTACAACCTGCTTTGAGACTTTGCCACTCAACTTACAATTGGCTTATTTCAACATTTCCAGGTTCCTAATTGGATTTGCCATTCCTTGCACAATCCTCATTTTCACAAACTACAGAATTTTCCAAAGTACCGAAATAAGCAGCAGCTTAGGCAAACGCCAAAAAGCCAAAGTGAAGTACTTGGCTATAGCCATCATCACCATTTTTCTGATCTGCTTTGCTCCCTACCATTTGGTGCTCCTGATAAGATCCATAAACTTTTTTTTGCATCAGAAGGACTCATGTTCATTTGAACACCGCATATATTCTACTTCTGCAGTATTTCTGTGTTTATCCACTGCTAACAGTGTTGCTGATCCAATCATCTATGTATTGGCTAGTGAACATGCTAGAAAAGATTTCTACACGAGTCTGACAAAATGGAGATATCAATCATCCATCAATAACAGCCTTAAGCTGAAAAATTCAAAAGAATCACAGGAAGCAGCACACACATCGGAAAATCAAAATGTCACCACACTTTCAAATGAACAGTAGAGGTTTCAACCATCAACAGTGCCTTAATGAGGGTTCTGCTGGCAGTGATTAAGGTGTCCCCCAAAAGAGATGGAGGTCACATGTTTGGGGCATCACATCTTGATATGATGTTTGTCACAATGCATGGCCCCAGCACTAAGTTCCTGGAGGCTATGTCAGAAGAGTACTATTGCCTATCAGAAGAGGGATCTGCTGTCTGCCTCCCAACTTACTCAAACCACAGCCCACCAGTATTTTAATTCTAAACCACGCTTTGCAAGGAGCAGCTACAGTCAATTGACTGATTTCCTTCAAGTCAAACTAAAACTTGACAAATTTATTCTCAGGGCTCAATCCTTTTCTCATACACTTTCAGCACCAACATTAGCTTCTAAGGGGACTTTTTAGTGCTAATCAAAAAGGAACATCTCAGGGTTTACATGCATGCAGTAGCATTTTtagttaaacactggaaatgGTAGATCCAAATTAAAGCCCTGTAAATATTTCTAATAAGCTTTGACATTTGGATTTAATTTACCTGACATCATCAGGGAAGGCAGAAATCAAGAAGAGTTCCTTGCATTAAGAGTTACCATAAATTATCAGCTTAGAGCATACAGATAAAACCCCTGCATCAAGCTACTGTACAGGTCTGGAATCCATGGAAAtgtatatttcaaatgtttgatTCTTTGTTTGTTCAAATCTTGTACTGTACTTAACAAATCTTGTAAGACGTAGTAGCATCTAGTACAGTTATGACTGTTTTTGATGATTCCTCCACAGTTTGTTTCAACTTGAACCTTATATCTGCAGGGTTTGGCTTGGCATCAATCCCTTGCAAATAGAACTGCAGAGTCTAAGTTGTGAGCTGATCCTTCAGTATTAGTGTTTGGTCCAGGTACTAGCAGATAGGAGTCCACGGCACTGTTGGCTGCCTTATTAACAGCAAGGTATTGAGACACTGAGACTGATCTACCTTCTGGCACTACTTAAGAGCTCCCCGGGACAGGGTAGTGGTATACTGGTGAGACAGAGTTGAGAAACTTTCATTATTGCTGGCTACACTGTACCTGTGAATAAATGGAGATATGTACTGTCCAGTGCCTTCAGTCCAGCATATCTCATGAggacaaattaaaaacacaaaaaaacgaAAACAAATAATTGTCAGATGGCAGCACATGGTCTGTGATAAGATCTCATGCCTTACAGTCCCTAGATAAAGTGGGCAAAAAGATGACAAGAAATCTTATCTTGAAATATTCTTggtatttctttatttaaattaGACTTtcaatgttcttttaaaatacagtaatgtcattgtaatttatttgtactgttgctccagtatttcttttatttaattaatgttACTTTCTTGGACTAAACCAGAATCAGATATGACTGCATCTTTACTGTAACATTTATTGTAACTTGTATTGCCATTTAAATGTATCATTCTCTATTCTTTTTTACATTTTGAAAAACATATCTTTGAGCCAGCAGGACTTTACCTAAATTTAGAATattcaggagaagatgaagtcccagtggTGCAGATTTttgatccaggcatcagaacattTACTTGAGCATGGttaggggtttttgtagagaaacaacaatggttcaagggagaacactagatttgtttattggtaaactgatggctcaagggagtataccagagttgttttgttcaggctagacaataggaactgctcattcctggctatgggcggtgttccttggagggagctcacaatgcagttAAGCAGCTTCACTATTTTGAATACCAagaaaggatttattactagaattggtctgatagctactgagctgggtgtgtgcaggcgggTTCATTatcatctggagcagagattcccccatcatgcagtgcttccctgcttttctggtctcAGAGTTCCGtgcagttcttgccttggaatctctgttctccattctgtatgctaatggagatgcctccctgtcccatctttgatgcaaatgaggctaggggagattccttaatcctgtcacccttgtcctaGGGATTTAGGTGTGTCACAATATAGACACAAGAGATTACACTTTCCACAGATTTATGACTGGATTTTTTGGAAATTGCTGAATACCTAAAATTTCTCATGAagtcttctgaaaatcaggccttccATTATTAACAAATAGATACAATGTTGCTGGGAAGGGACCAATGCCAAGAGActagtggctggctcactacaaaagcaattttccctctcttggtattgacacctcctcatcaattgttgggagtggactacatccaccctgattgaattggccctgtcaacactggtcctttacttgtaaggtaactcccttctcttcatgggtcagtatatttatgcctgcatctgtaattttcactccatgcatctgaagaagtggggtttttacccatgaaagcttatgcccaaataaatctgctagtctttaaggtgtcaccggactcctcgttatttAAGTGTAAGAcattaaggctgagattttcattcACTGAAAGGATCTGGCCTCCCAAATctgattaaaatcaatgggaattgggcatccGCATCATCTGCTCATTTTGGAAATGTCAGCCTGATGTATTTCTGATGGTAAAGCTGCACTGAACTGAAATTAAAAGCTGGCTTCCAGTTACTAACATTGGAGCTGGCTTAATGTCATAAATGCAGGGGCACGGATGTTACAAGGGTCTGATCcaatgtccattgaagtcagtgggcattGCATCAGGCACTACAAGGGTAATTTAAACCTCCACTTCTCTTCATAGGCACAAAAGGGGTACTGTATGCTTCAGCACCAAGACATTTTAGCTCCAAATGACTAAAAATATCAAGTCCAATGAATTGCTGGGTCTTGTAATACAAATGCAAGGATGTGTGACCTCATTATTTATCACAAGTTTCTAACTATGCCTTAAGGACTCCATGACCTAGACAAAAAGGGGAACTCAGTACCGGGCTCTGTTCCATGCAAGTCCCCAGCATGGCAACACTCAGGAAAGAGGAGCACTGCAGATTTGCGGCGATGTGCATTTTTCCAGCCTTTCCTGCTACAGGGGTATTGCTTAAAAGCTTACAGGTGCCATTTCATCTTAGGGAGGAAGATtctactcacacacacacacacgttcatcATAGCTACTTGGACGTGACCCCCATGTGAACTTCCAGACTGCTAGACTAAGCCTGAGTCTGGAGACAAGTCGGTGTGGATATAGCATCAGTTTTGGCTCTGTTCCTGAAGAAACCTGGATTTCCCTGTAACTGGTCTTCAGAGATCCAATCCTCCATTCCCTGCACACCCATGCTTCCCACTAAAGAGGGTGAGAGTTTTTGGTGTGCAACAGGGGCCACCTTCTGAAGTCCTACGTAGTGTTACCTCAATCTTTACTCAAGCCTAATTCCCATGACTTGATTTGGCTGGGGAAAATAACCCATTGCTTTCGCTGTGTTGTTGCCCAGACATTCATAACATGACTAGAAGATGAGTGCCTGGGTGGTGACTGTAAGCATCTCTGGTGAATATTTATTAACATGAATCATTTCTTACTGGTAATTAGAGCTACTCAAATAATTCACTGCAACCAATTTGTCTGATTGGGATTTTTTCAGTGACTCATCAGATTCTTTCAAAATAATCAGCTTATTTTTAGCCACCTTTTGTGAGAACATGAAAACCAGTAGCCTGTTTAAAACTTCCATGTCTTGGGCTTCAGTGTGTTGATATTGTTACTGCTAAGATGTTTGAAAAAGTAAGAAATCCTTCCAATAGATGAATTGCAATATGAGCGATGCTTTTAAACTCTGCCTTAAAAGGTATTATTACATGCGGTATTTGTGTAGTTGGTACCTGAAGTTCTTTAACAGGCAGGAAACAGACATGCTATGAGGAGCGTAAGCTCAAACTCCTTGATGGCAAGATAGGAGATCTTGAAATCTGTGGTTGCTGTGCTTGTGGCTACCCTGACTCAGTGTCTGAGAGCATTTTTGCATGGCAAACTCTCTTCAATTCAATAAGTCTGTGAAAACTAACTCAGGGCCAAGTTTCTAACAAGAGCTTCTAAGCTCACACCTCCCATGATCCCGCACAGGCTGGCCTGTGCTCTTTTTTCAGGGACTCTGAGTAATTTTTTCATGCTGCAATTTGATAGCTCTTCTTCTTAACCACTTTGTCTTCCTCTAGAGCATGGGCTAGGTTGTGCCTTTTTGATGCAGCCTGGAGTGGGGAGCAATGCAGAACCTCCCCGCCCCGGAAACGGCTCAAAGAGGAGTTGTGTCTCAATGAGATGCAATTGCCCTTCAAACCTCCTGGTGTGCATGGGGAGTGTGCCGGGTGCAATGTCCTCTATGTCGCACCTCCCAGCATGCCCAGCTGGTTCTATGGTCAGGATTTAGGGCTGCTGAGGACATggccctgtcccttccccctccctgctggggtGACATGCACCCTGAAACAAACGTAGCAGTCTCTCTGGTCCCCTTGTGCAATTAACCCTTTTGCAAGAGAGGGGACCACCTTGCCCCGTATTTGCACAAGGGCCCAGAGGCAGATTAAGATTtactggggccctgggcacaaaaACCCCCTGACCCTGTTCCTCCTCTTCCACCCCAAGGCTCCGCCCTCTTGGCCTGGCCAGAAGCCGGAacatggtaagagctgcccaggaagtccgggccactgtggggagccccagaccctccgtgtgccctggggggcaggaacaCAGGCTGGGGTCTGCTCTCGAGCACCCTGGCCCCTTGCCCGGGGCAGCTggagggttctgggctccccgcatcTGCCTGGTCTCTCTGGGCGGCTCTTACTACAGCCTAGGGTGACCGTGTGTCCTGTCCTTTAGCTGAGACGGTCCCCGTTTTAAGCCCTGCCCCAAACA
Proteins encoded:
- the GPR132 gene encoding probable G-protein coupled receptor 132 isoform X2 — its product is MGAIPPAPISLPKHWDSRQRQKSLNRKHKLGKAILGFLHTAAFPIMNESCSPEVCCPTMPFEDSRILLVVCYSIVFALGLPANCFTTWLTFVQIQRKNVLAIYIFGLSLCELMYLSTLPLWAIYVQNKHMWDMGSMACKLTGYIFFCNIYISILLLCCISIDRYVAVVYALESKGARQQRTAIFITFILFSIVLVIHCPVFILKDGEQTSNRTTCFETLPLNLQLAYFNISRFLIGFAIPCTILIFTNYRIFQSTEISSSLGKRQKAKVKYLAIAIITIFLICFAPYHLVLLIRSINFFLHQKDSCSFEHRIYSTSAVFLCLSTANSVADPIIYVLASEHARKDFYTSLTKWRYQSSINNSLKLKNSKESQEAAHTSENQNVTTLSNEQ
- the GPR132 gene encoding probable G-protein coupled receptor 132 isoform X1, translating into MAASTNSLWASLCNCPGEHPFTEAVPVKSRKHKLGKAILGFLHTAAFPIMNESCSPEVCCPTMPFEDSRILLVVCYSIVFALGLPANCFTTWLTFVQIQRKNVLAIYIFGLSLCELMYLSTLPLWAIYVQNKHMWDMGSMACKLTGYIFFCNIYISILLLCCISIDRYVAVVYALESKGARQQRTAIFITFILFSIVLVIHCPVFILKDGEQTSNRTTCFETLPLNLQLAYFNISRFLIGFAIPCTILIFTNYRIFQSTEISSSLGKRQKAKVKYLAIAIITIFLICFAPYHLVLLIRSINFFLHQKDSCSFEHRIYSTSAVFLCLSTANSVADPIIYVLASEHARKDFYTSLTKWRYQSSINNSLKLKNSKESQEAAHTSENQNVTTLSNEQ
- the GPR132 gene encoding probable G-protein coupled receptor 132 isoform X3 yields the protein MIGFSGKHKLGKAILGFLHTAAFPIMNESCSPEVCCPTMPFEDSRILLVVCYSIVFALGLPANCFTTWLTFVQIQRKNVLAIYIFGLSLCELMYLSTLPLWAIYVQNKHMWDMGSMACKLTGYIFFCNIYISILLLCCISIDRYVAVVYALESKGARQQRTAIFITFILFSIVLVIHCPVFILKDGEQTSNRTTCFETLPLNLQLAYFNISRFLIGFAIPCTILIFTNYRIFQSTEISSSLGKRQKAKVKYLAIAIITIFLICFAPYHLVLLIRSINFFLHQKDSCSFEHRIYSTSAVFLCLSTANSVADPIIYVLASEHARKDFYTSLTKWRYQSSINNSLKLKNSKESQEAAHTSENQNVTTLSNEQ
- the GPR132 gene encoding probable G-protein coupled receptor 132 isoform X4 translates to MNESCSPEVCCPTMPFEDSRILLVVCYSIVFALGLPANCFTTWLTFVQIQRKNVLAIYIFGLSLCELMYLSTLPLWAIYVQNKHMWDMGSMACKLTGYIFFCNIYISILLLCCISIDRYVAVVYALESKGARQQRTAIFITFILFSIVLVIHCPVFILKDGEQTSNRTTCFETLPLNLQLAYFNISRFLIGFAIPCTILIFTNYRIFQSTEISSSLGKRQKAKVKYLAIAIITIFLICFAPYHLVLLIRSINFFLHQKDSCSFEHRIYSTSAVFLCLSTANSVADPIIYVLASEHARKDFYTSLTKWRYQSSINNSLKLKNSKESQEAAHTSENQNVTTLSNEQ